A window of Microcystis aeruginosa FD4 contains these coding sequences:
- a CDS encoding Uma2 family endonuclease: MIATKEKLYTFAEYLNYQDCTDDKYELFNGELIPMPPASGFHALILRYIFKVLEREIERLQLDWQVMPATVGIRTDKAKSRIPDLMILTAEQCQEIRNMTTAVIEFPPLLVVEIVSPGNADDDYRYKRSEYAVRGIPEYWIIDPIALKISVLTLISGFYELAEFNNEDRIISVTFPDLQLTPQMVFAQ; the protein is encoded by the coding sequence ATGATTGCTACCAAAGAAAAATTATATACCTTTGCAGAATATTTAAATTATCAGGACTGCACGGATGATAAGTACGAATTATTTAACGGAGAATTAATTCCCATGCCTCCTGCTAGTGGCTTTCATGCTTTGATACTTAGATATATATTTAAGGTGTTAGAAAGGGAAATAGAGAGGCTACAATTAGACTGGCAAGTTATGCCCGCTACGGTGGGAATTCGCACCGATAAAGCTAAATCGAGAATTCCAGACTTAATGATTTTAACTGCTGAACAATGTCAAGAGATTAGAAATATGACCACAGCAGTGATTGAATTTCCTCCCCTCTTAGTTGTAGAAATTGTTAGCCCCGGTAATGCTGATGATGACTACCGTTATAAGCGTTCAGAATACGCAGTGAGAGGCATTCCTGAATACTGGATTATCGATCCTATTGCCCTAAAAATATCGGTTTTAACCCTGATTTCTGGATTTTATGAACTGGCAGAATTTAATAACGAAGATAGGATAATATCGGTAACATTTCCCGATTTACAATTAACTCCTCAAATGGTCTTTGCACAGTAA
- a CDS encoding aminopeptidase P N-terminal domain-containing protein: MGIDRREFQHRRQQVMEKIGNGTAIFRSAPMVVMHNDVEYTYRQDSDFFYLTGFNEPEAVAVLAPHHPEHQFILFVQPKDPEKETWTGYLHGVEGAKEIFAADEAYSIEELDEKLPQYLEKAERIYYHLGRDKTFNTNVLKHWQKLIATFPRRGTGPTALEDTNFILHPLRLLKTEAELDNIRQATAISAQAHNRAREFTKVGHYEYQIQAEIEHTFRLEGGMGPAYPSIVASGANACILHYINNDRQVQENELLLIDAGCAYNYYNGDITRTFPVNGKFTPEQKIIYEIVLEAQLKAIEVVKTGNPYNLFHDTAVRTIVEGLVDLGLLVGDIDEIIKEEKYKPFYMHRTGHWLGLDVHDAGGYKVNEETWQTLQPGHVLTVEPGIYISPDIKPAEGQPEVPEKWRGIGIRIEDDVLVTATGNEVLTATVPKKVEDIESK, encoded by the coding sequence ATGGGCATCGATCGCAGAGAGTTTCAGCACCGTCGTCAGCAGGTAATGGAAAAAATCGGCAATGGAACCGCCATTTTTCGCAGTGCGCCCATGGTGGTCATGCACAATGACGTAGAATACACTTATCGTCAGGATAGTGACTTTTTTTACCTGACAGGATTTAATGAACCGGAGGCGGTAGCGGTTTTAGCACCCCATCACCCCGAACATCAGTTTATCCTGTTTGTGCAGCCAAAAGACCCAGAAAAAGAAACCTGGACCGGCTATCTCCACGGTGTGGAAGGAGCAAAGGAGATTTTTGCTGCTGATGAGGCCTATTCTATCGAAGAATTGGACGAAAAATTACCGCAATATCTCGAAAAAGCCGAACGAATTTATTATCATCTCGGACGGGATAAAACTTTTAATACAAACGTTCTCAAGCACTGGCAAAAATTAATCGCCACTTTTCCCCGTCGTGGCACCGGACCGACTGCTTTAGAGGATACTAATTTTATTCTCCATCCTTTGCGCTTACTGAAAACCGAGGCCGAATTGGACAATATTCGCCAAGCAACCGCTATTTCGGCCCAGGCACATAATCGCGCCAGAGAATTCACCAAAGTTGGTCACTATGAGTATCAAATTCAAGCGGAAATTGAGCATACTTTTCGTCTAGAAGGGGGTATGGGTCCTGCTTATCCTTCTATTGTTGCTAGTGGTGCTAATGCCTGTATTCTGCACTATATCAACAATGATCGCCAAGTACAAGAAAATGAGCTTTTGTTAATTGATGCTGGTTGTGCCTACAATTACTATAACGGTGATATTACCCGCACTTTTCCCGTTAATGGTAAATTTACCCCCGAACAAAAAATTATCTATGAAATTGTTCTAGAAGCTCAATTAAAGGCGATTGAAGTGGTAAAAACTGGTAATCCTTATAATCTTTTTCATGACACAGCCGTGAGGACAATTGTGGAGGGATTAGTAGATTTAGGGCTATTGGTCGGCGACATTGATGAGATAATTAAAGAGGAAAAATATAAGCCTTTTTATATGCACAGAACTGGTCATTGGTTAGGATTAGATGTCCATGATGCGGGAGGTTATAAAGTTAACGAAGAAACTTGGCAAACTTTGCAGCCTGGTCATGTTTTAACCGTGGAACCGGGTATTTATATCTCTCCCGATATTAAACCTGCTGAAGGACAGCCGGAAGTGCCGGAAAAATGGCGAGGTATCGGTATCCGTATCGAAGATGATGTGTTAGTTACTGCCACAGGAAATGAGGTTTTAACTGCAACAGTTCCCAAAAAAGTTGAGGATATCGAATCTAAGTAA